DNA from Quercus lobata isolate SW786 chromosome 1, ValleyOak3.0 Primary Assembly, whole genome shotgun sequence:
TTTTGGCTTAGAGCTTCACAATCTCAGGAATATAAACTGGGTACCGATCAATGCAATCAGCCCAAGGACCATTAGTGGGAGCCTTGATGCTTTGGTTGCACTTCCACACAGCACTGTTACACTTAAATCCACTCCCAAATGCTATTTGCCAAACCCTATCACCTCTCTTCATCCTCCCCTTTGCTTCTATATAGCTTAATTCATACCACAGCGACGATGATGATGTGTTCCCGAAGCGATGGAGTGCCATCCTCGATGCCTCGACATGTTCAGAAGAGAGCTGAAGGTTCTTCTGCAATTCATCAATGACAGCACGGCCACCAGCGTGGATACAGAAGTGCTCAAAAGCTTGTTTGAAGTCAGGAATATAAGGCTTCCATTTGGGGTTAAAGATTTTGCGGCCAATTAGGGTGAGAAGGAAAAGGAGTTGCTCTGAAGCTGGAAGGACAAGAGGTCCCATTGTTGTGATGTTTGATTTCAAAGCCTCACCAGCTATGGCCATGAGATCTTTGGATAAAGAGATCCCAACTTTGccttctttgtcttcttcttcgtATACACAGCGGTAAGCTTTGTCATCAGCTCCTTTATGGGTTCGAACCACGTGTACTAACCTGTACTTGGCTCGCCTGCGCTCTGATCTTCGGTTTGATAAAAGAATTGCAGCTCCACCCATTCTGAAAAGACAATTGGGAAGAAGCATAGCTCTTTCGTTGCCCTGGTAATAGTTGGGTGTAATAATCTCTGTGCTCACAATCACAGCGTTTGAATTGGGGTGAACTTGAAGAAGATCACGGGCTAAATCAATTGAAATTAGCCCAGCACTGCAACCCATCCCAGAAAGGTTAAAGCTCTTTATGTTACTTCTCAGCTTGTACTTGTTGATCACCATGGCTGATAAGGAAGGTGTAGGTGAGAAAAGACTGCAATTCACGACGAGAATGTCGATGTCTTTAGGGTTAAGACCCGTCTTCTCAAACAAAGAATCCATGGCAGAAAATATAACGAGCTCGGCCTCGCCTCTCGCAGCTTCCATGGTTGGATTAGGTGGGATATAATGAATTGCAGGAGGCAAACAAGTCTCTTCCCCAAGACCAGAGCGCTCGAGGATTCTCATTTGGAATTCAACGCTCTTGGGGTTGTTTCTGAGGTTGAGCCTTGAGTGTTCCATGAAGGTTGCAAAGGGGACACGACAAGTGATAGGGGGTTTGAAACAAGCGTAGTCCACGAGGAAAATTGTTCGTGGCTTAGACATGAAGTAAACAGTGGCAATAAAGATGATGAGGAAAGCGGAGCATAGGATTTGGACGAGATCGAAGTGGAGGGACTCCCAAAGATTTGAGATTTCATCAGGACCCATCCGGAGAACCTCTATGAAAATAGCAGCCATGATGGGTATGAGTGTGAGTGTAAGAATGTGATTGACAAGGTATTGGTACCCAAGCTTGACATACTTAAGCTTGACAGAATTGGAAAAGTCAGGCAAGATTGGAGGCATCTTTGCTCTTCTGTGTGTCTtcttgtgtgtttgtgtttgtgtttgagagagagaagtagcTAGAGCTATAGCTACGGAAGGAAAGGTTGAGGATGATATTAGAAGAAGGGTGGGAAGGTGGGAATTTAAAGGCAACGGGACCGTGGCAGATGAGAGGATTAAATGAAAGGAAGCTTCACGTCACTCAACGCTCAACTCCATATTAATAATTCCACATGCAACTAACCCAACGCCCATTGGgactttttgttttatctttttattaatttgtgcCCAACGCATTGCTTAATAAGCCAATAACAATGGGCTTGGGATTGTTTTCATCATTGTCAAATTATGATTGGAGACTAATAAGAGAATATATTGAAGGTTCCCTTTTGctagatttattttcaaactCATTTTATTTGTGACAATTGATAAGTTATCGTTAATGACAATGCAAATTACGCttttgggttatttatttattttttgttttttttttttttaattcaatagttataacccaaaatatctttattgaaaacattaaaaagtgtcaattgagttataagttTCGTTGACTATGTgttttaggtattttttttttcattattcctttttcatcaaaagaaaattcGAATATTCACCACTCAGAATCATttatctctctctatctctctctccaatCAACAATTAGTTGAATATAAAATGGTATTGGTATTGGTATGAcaatcacaatttatttatctaaaaCATATAAGGGAAGACTCCAGAATGGGAAACTCAAACAATTGAATTAACTAACACGGCTTGTATTCTAATTGAAACTTGCTCATTACAATAGAGAAAACTCTCTTTGCCGTGGTATTCAACTATAACAAATTGGAATTTctttctattctctctctctctctctaattgcCAATCCCCCCATTTATATAGGTGTATTTTCTACTCTTATCCTCCTAGTTGTCCTATCTCCAGTTGGATTCTCAGGGATATTTTTCCACTTCTTTATTGGATTCCCCCCTTCATTATCAACAGGACTTTTGGGGGTGTTTTCACTGTTTAGGTTGTCTCATATGTATTTAATGCAACAGAGGTTAGGTGGAGGACCTCTCATTAATGCGAAGGTAAAGATCTTTGCTAACCTTATTTGTCTGGAGGGTTTCCGGGGGTTATATCTGCCAATTCTGGGCACGCCGTGGATTATCCATGTTTGATACCTCAAGTAAGACTATGCTAAGCATAGTGTATCATCAATTTCATAGGAAAGATTCATAAGGATTCCCTTTGCTTCCTAAATATATGGACCGGTCCCATTCCATTCCACAAGGTCTTCTTGGCTATTTGGGCCTTATCTTAAGTAGATGAGTTTGGCCCATTCCCCTCCACGTGATCTTCTAGGTGATTAGGCCTCAGGCCTGGGTAAAATTTTTTCCATCCCCCTATAATAGCCCCCCACGATCTCTACATCATTAATGCTGAAGTGTCGTGGTTCAAGATTAACGGGGGTAATCATTAACTGTCATTTATTGAAAGTGGCAGggtcactacaacaaaatgtattttctgtgacaaaaaatttcgtcactaaaagtccagtttttTGTCACTAAGGACTTTTAGCGACAAAACTCGTTTCGTTGCTGTAGCCCCGTTGCTAAAAGTcctagtgacgaaaattttcatcactaaaaatccgatttgattttaaaaagaaaaaattttagcgACAAAAATGTTTTGTcgctaaatgttttcctcgctAAAAACAGTATTCAGCGACggaaatattttgtcactaaaaccatttcagtTTATTAAATCATACTTAGTGAGTGACGaacaatttcgtcactaaaactatttttgggtacatatagtgacgaaaaaattcgtcactaaaactatttttaggaaaattcaAGCACATATAgcgacgaaaattttcgtcactaaaaccagCTGTTACAAAATTCTGCtacatttagcgacgaaatatttcatcactaaaacaattatttgttgctatatttgtgacgaaaaaattcatcactaaaacttattttctgtttttattattttcatggctttgatattaacctgtaacttgtcattacattattaaaacctcacatttgattaacacatttatttcaacaacacataaAAAATcgatccatacattccacaagtaaaaaataaaacaagtatccaattcaaacttcttccatacaataattgtttgtaacacatacaataacttaagatgttttataacaatataaaaagtGTAGCATAAGACAGCGAGAACCAACGGAAGATGTCCTCATGTGTCTTCAAGTAACGCCAAAAGTAAATCCCCTAAAGCTACCAATAAGAAATATGCACAAATATGAAAACACTATATTAAAAtcgtaaaataaaaacattaactatattataagaaacatttctaacaattcATTAAGAGTAGCTGcactaataaattaaaatcacaactcctaAAGTATAGGTTGTAGAAAGCagatataaattttcaaatgtaatataatacaattagtttcaaataatacataaaaaatgaagtgttttaacttgaagataaagtactaaccaataagtgttttaacttgAAAATGATCCACCCCCATAGGTAAGAGGCGTCATCATAACCCTTGctcctcaaaaaattaagaatattcaTTTGAACCTCATCTTGCTTAGCTCGCGCCTCTTGCTCCCTAGCTCGCTTCTCTTCGTCCCTAGCTCTTGTCTCTTTGAGctcaattatctcattttctaaCCGATGGATACACTCCACTGAGGAACTAGATGAGGCAGTGGTTACAAGAGAAGAGGAAGGTCTTATACCAAGTCCTTTTACAATACCAGACTTCttcttaaaaatcaagtttgagATCTCCTCTTGTGTAAGGGGAATTGCATTAGGATCTTGACAATGATCATCTTGCACTTTGAGAATAGTTTCCTAccatttgaaagagaaaaaaacaaacaataacaaTATTAATACTACATATGTTATAGCTTTACAAACATGATAAGGATGAAATGATACACATACATATGTTGCTTCATCCTCATGGTGTATCCACTTATTTGTATTGGGATTGAAATGAACATCTTTGTAGATTTTTGCAAATTCAGGAACTTAACCTCCATTATTATTTgtctaattaattaacatttGAGTGTTAGATAGATATAGTTAGTTAATCACAACATGTACTATACTAaggttgaagaaaatgaaaaaccatgCACCTCCTCATCAACCctaacagcaagtgcctttgTCCCGCATCTATGTTTGCCTGAAGTTTTGTTCCTATTTTCAGagttctttcttgatttttcctAATAAAGAACATTCAACATTCAAGATATAATTGCTTGATCAAGCAATTAATGCCCTGGACATGCCTAAGCTCCCCACCTCACGATTAAAGGCACGCATTACAAAATGGACAGCCAAATTtggtttttggaaaatgaaaaaagggtTAGAAACAAAGGGTCACTTCTGCCCTTTCTCACTCCTCTCTATATAAGGAGGAGCCCAGACCAATTTCTGGGTTTCTTTCTAAGTTTTTATAATCATTTACTTCTCTTGTTAGCATTCTTTAAGTCAATCTTCTAAGAAACTTAAGTTAAACTTTATTCGAAGCAAGACAAACTCCAATATCACTGGATTTGTTGCTTGTAGTTAAGTTGAAGTAGAAAATTTAGTTTTATGACTTATCCGAGTTGAAGACAAGGTCCAGTACCGTgggatatatttatatataaatatttactattttttgttaattttgaatttttttttcgtttAGTGACCTTGGAGTCAAGTTAAGGCATTAAACTTAGTTTAAAACCTTCCCGAGGCAAGGACAGGGTCTAGTACCACGAATTTTGTTTCCATCTTATGTCAAGTCCTAATTTCGCTCTCTGTTAGTGACCCTGGAGTCAAGCTAAGGCAGAAAACTCAGTTTAAGACTTACCCACGAGGTTTGTTTCAACTTTATGTCAAGTATGAATTTCGCTCTCCGTTAGTGCCCCTGGAGTCAAGCAAAGGCAGAAAACTCAGTTTAAGACTTACCCAAGGCAAAGACAGGTTCTAGTACCACGGGTTTTGTTTCAAATTTATGTTAAGTCTTAATTTTGCTCTTCGTTAGTGACCCTGGAGTCAAGTTAAGGCATAAAATTCAGTTTAAGACTTACTTGAGGCAAAGACAGGGTCTAGTACCACGAGTTTTGTTTCAACTTTATATCAAGTCTTAATTTTGCTCTCCGTTAGTGACCCTAAAGTCAGGATAAGGTAGAAAACTCAGTTTAAGACTTACCCGAGGCAAAGACAAGGTCTAGTACCACGAGTTTTGTTTACCATGTTATCGCCTTCTTACAATTATCTCAATGTCACATCTCGAGCTTTCTTGATGTCTTTCACCATTCTTTAGATTAAATGAAGCTGAAACATAAATAATGCACATCCTTTTATGTAGTAATCAAAAGTAGTACTTCTTTAGATTAAATACATTCCAAGGCCTTGCTACAAGtctttcatccaaatcttctaatCGATAAGCTTTAATCCCGGCAACAAACGTAACCCGATATGGCCCCTCCGAATTAGTCCCAAGCTTTCCCATGGTAGGATCTCTGTTATTTCCCAAGACTTTCCTCAACACCAGATCTCTCGGTATAAACTTCTGGCATTTGATGCCTTTATTGTATCCCTGGCTAATCCTTTGCTGGTAATTGGCTAACTTCACTGAGGCGATTTCATAGTTTTCTTCTACAAGATCCATGTGCGTGCAAAGAAATTAATTGTTTCTCTCATCTTCGAATCTATCAGTTCGAGAAGTAGGTAACCCTATCTCCACGGGTATTATAGCTACCGTGCCGTAGGTCATCGAGAGTGGCGTTTCTCCTATTGATCTTCTTGGGGTGGTTCGATATGCTTATAGCACACTAGGTAGTTCTTTAGCCTATCTCCCTTTTGAATCATCCAATCTTTTCTTCAAACCATTCATAATAGACTTATTGATTGCCTCGGCTTGACCATTACTTTGGGAGTAAGACGGAGTAGAATACATGTTGGTGATACCTAGCTCCAAGTAGTATCGTTGGaaggctttactatcaaattgaagcctATTGTCCGATATGAGAACCTTAGGTATGCCAAATTGTGTCATGAGATTTCTCCACACAAACCTTTTAACATCAGCATCTCGAATATTGGCTAGGGGCTCAACTTCGACCCACTTGGTAAAGTAGTCTGTCCCAACTAGGAGCCATCTTCTGCTGCCAGTTGCTTTAGGAAAAGGTCCTACAATGTCTAGCCCTTACTAGACAAACGGCCACAGACTGGATATTGG
Protein-coding regions in this window:
- the LOC115990533 gene encoding 3-ketoacyl-CoA synthase 6; this encodes MPPILPDFSNSVKLKYVKLGYQYLVNHILTLTLIPIMAAIFIEVLRMGPDEISNLWESLHFDLVQILCSAFLIIFIATVYFMSKPRTIFLVDYACFKPPITCRVPFATFMEHSRLNLRNNPKSVEFQMRILERSGLGEETCLPPAIHYIPPNPTMEAARGEAELVIFSAMDSLFEKTGLNPKDIDILVVNCSLFSPTPSLSAMVINKYKLRSNIKSFNLSGMGCSAGLISIDLARDLLQVHPNSNAVIVSTEIITPNYYQGNERAMLLPNCLFRMGGAAILLSNRRSERRRAKYRLVHVVRTHKGADDKAYRCVYEEEDKEGKVGISLSKDLMAIAGEALKSNITTMGPLVLPASEQLLFLLTLIGRKIFNPKWKPYIPDFKQAFEHFCIHAGGRAVIDELQKNLQLSSEHVEASRMALHRFGNTSSSSLWYELSYIEAKGRMKRGDRVWQIAFGSGFKCNSAVWKCNQSIKAPTNGPWADCIDRYPVYIPEIVKL